The Acidobacteriota bacterium genome contains the following window.
ACATCATACCACCAAGCGTTAACCCTCCTCCAAAAAGAAGGAGTGTTCCCCAATCTATCGATAATGCTTCTTTAATAGGAAGAGTAAATTCACCTTTTTTCCAATTTGTAGGAAAAATAAACATTAGTATTGCTCCAATTAGCGATACAGAATATTCTGGAAGATGGGAATTTAACCATTTATACAGAGAATTTTCTGCGCCTTTAACAATCGAAACAAACCCTGGAAAAATCCACAAAAAAACAACAATCAAAAAGATAATTAAAACGTTAATCTGTCCGTTTGTTAAGTTACCCTGTTTTTTGATAATGCTGTCAACACGAATTTTAGTTTTTGGGCAATATCTTTTAAAAAAAAGAAAAAGTATAAGATAACTTAAAAAAACAACGATAAGGCCAAACTCCATCCACTGGAAAAAAGTAATTCTCTTATCTAAAAACTTCAACATAAAACCCAGGCTGATCATGTTGGGTGCTGTTCCTACAGGTGTTCCTACACCTCCTATAGAAGCCGAATAAGCTGTTGATAGTAGAAGAGCTATTCCAAATCTTTTTGCTTGGGGAGTTTCTATTTTTGATGACATAGAAAGGAAAATTCCATACCCTATCGGAAGCATCATTGCAGTGGTAGCTGTATTCTGGACCCACATCGATATAAATGCTGTAACCATCCCGAAAGCGAAAAGAATTCTTATGGGGTTTCCGGCCACAAATTTACTTGACAATATCGAGGAAGCAATTCTCTCATCAAGCTTATGATAACTCATACCTTTTGCGATAATAAAACATCCTAAAAACAAAAATATAACTGGGTTCGCAAACTCTTCAAAGGACTCTTTAAAATTTGTTATTCCCATAATTATTCCCATTACAGGAATTAATATTGATGTTATGGGAAGGGGCAGTGCCTCTGTAACCCACAAAACTACTACAAGAATAAACAGACTGAACACTTTATGAGCCTGAAAATTTTGTTCAAATAAAGGAGAAATGTAAGCTAAAATAAAAGCAACAGGAGCCAAGAATAAACCAAACTTTTTCCTGAAAGAGGAGCCTTCCATTTCAAAGATTTTTTCCATTTTTCCTCGCGATGAGTATTAATTCGTCTTTCTTATTTAAAAATGCAGAAAATAAAATGAGCAAAAAAAAGATAGGTTTGAACATTTTTCTTAAGATAAAATTTTCAGGAATATAATTCATTCTACAATCAATATTTTTTGTGTCGATGCTATTTTCATGCTTGTAATTTAAGGCTTCAAATCCACACTTCTCGAGTAACAACTTAATATTTCTCAAATTATAAAAGTAATAGTGCTTATAATCCCATTTTAATTGGAAAAGAATAATAAGGGGATATTTAATTTTCCCAAAAGTAATTTTATAAAGCAAAATTGCAAGAGATGACAAAAGTCCATGGGATGAAGGGATGCGCATGGCAATTATTCCATTTTTTTTAACTATGGAATTTATTTTATTAAGAAATAAATATGGGTCTGGTACATGCTCAAACACTGACCACATGGTCACCACATCGAAATAATTTTCTTTGAAGTTTATATCCTTTAATTCCCCTCTTATTACTTTGTTTCTCTCTCGGGCAATGCTGTATGCAATTCTTGATGGCTCTATTCCATATGAAATAAATCTATTATTTCCTGCTATTTCAAGAAACCCTCCTGTTCCGCAACCAACATCCAAGAGCTTGCCTTCTTTTTTGTATTTTTTGATAAACTCGATTTCTCTTTCATACTGAGGTATTCTAAAGAGTCTTATAAATTCTTTGTATCTTTCAATATCAAAACCTACATAGTCCTCTCCTAAAGATTTTAGTCTTACAATTGGGTTCATCTGGATCAATTTACAATCTTTACATTTATAGAAATTGTTATTCTCGATTGAGAACAACAGCTTTAATTTCTTTTCACCACAGAGAATA
Protein-coding sequences here:
- a CDS encoding class I SAM-dependent methyltransferase is translated as MPDQDVNNKTCILCGEKKLKLLFSIENNNFYKCKDCKLIQMNPIVRLKSLGEDYVGFDIERYKEFIRLFRIPQYEREIEFIKKYKKEGKLLDVGCGTGGFLEIAGNNRFISYGIEPSRIAYSIARERNKVIRGELKDINFKENYFDVVTMWSVFEHVPDPYLFLNKINSIVKKNGIIAMRIPSSHGLLSSLAILLYKITFGKIKYPLIILFQLKWDYKHYYFYNLRNIKLLLEKCGFEALNYKHENSIDTKNIDCRMNYIPENFILRKMFKPIFFLLILFSAFLNKKDELILIARKNGKNL
- a CDS encoding SLC13 family permease encodes the protein MEKIFEMEGSSFRKKFGLFLAPVAFILAYISPLFEQNFQAHKVFSLFILVVVLWVTEALPLPITSILIPVMGIIMGITNFKESFEEFANPVIFLFLGCFIIAKGMSYHKLDERIASSILSSKFVAGNPIRILFAFGMVTAFISMWVQNTATTAMMLPIGYGIFLSMSSKIETPQAKRFGIALLLSTAYSASIGGVGTPVGTAPNMISLGFMLKFLDKRITFFQWMEFGLIVVFLSYLILFLFFKRYCPKTKIRVDSIIKKQGNLTNGQINVLIIFLIVVFLWIFPGFVSIVKGAENSLYKWLNSHLPEYSVSLIGAILMFIFPTNWKKGEFTLPIKEALSIDWGTLLLFGGGLTLGGMMFKTDFTKLLANSLVENFKISNVGILALMCIIFSVILTEFVSNTATVSMFIPIVIAISESLNLNPIPSVLGATLGASFAFVLPVSTPPNAIVYGSGLIPLVSMVKNGIVIDLIGIVIIWTVVMTVPRLIGL